A genomic region of Armatimonadota bacterium contains the following coding sequences:
- a CDS encoding amidohydrolase family protein — protein MPGRPKEAVVRRMRVAQGLEPADLVVRGAVVVNVYTGELHPDSVIATSGDRIAYVGPPIQGLTGENTQVLDAKGRYAIPGLIDGHTHLLGARYCPEEALPRILASGTTSVVTELAEPASVVGLAGIRAGMEAVRDQPVKVFVTLPPLACAASFMEDVALELEGVPGAPAAPRSRGTRGGVLGEPRAAGGPADPGPCVTALEAGKVVEGHGAGARGGRLSAYAAAGITSCHEPITPEEVLERLRMGYHTMVREGKVRQEMEAVASEWRESGVDLRRLCLVTDSVAADQLLELGYMDHLLRKAIRLGMDPVRAVQAVTLNVAEHSRLDHLIGGLAPGRYADLVLTPDLRDFRAEVVVANGRVVAEDGKVLVSFRPPRYLEALCRTVPPACLVSPDALRVPAPGRKGSVRVRTGGYATTMAWDAHCLVAVGCSPENTALAIRLAVALGGGCAVVSRGEIRAELPAPVAGVVSTLPLEEVARRERAVDQVLRELGAGSPRPSLTVDVLTATAIPHFKISAGTSGCGTEAW, from the coding sequence ATGCCCGGTAGACCGAAGGAAGCCGTAGTGCGGCGTATGCGGGTGGCGCAAGGGCTGGAGCCCGCAGATCTCGTGGTCCGCGGCGCCGTGGTGGTGAACGTATACACGGGGGAACTCCATCCCGACTCCGTGATCGCCACCAGCGGGGATCGCATCGCATACGTGGGGCCGCCCATCCAGGGTCTGACAGGGGAGAACACCCAGGTGCTGGACGCCAAAGGGCGGTACGCCATACCCGGTCTCATTGATGGCCACACGCACCTCCTGGGCGCCCGCTACTGCCCGGAGGAAGCGCTTCCCCGCATCTTAGCCTCCGGTACCACCTCCGTGGTCACGGAGCTCGCGGAGCCCGCTTCCGTGGTGGGCCTGGCGGGCATCCGGGCAGGGATGGAGGCGGTGCGGGACCAGCCCGTGAAGGTCTTCGTGACCCTCCCGCCCCTTGCCTGTGCCGCTTCCTTCATGGAGGACGTGGCGCTCGAGCTGGAAGGGGTACCGGGAGCTCCTGCAGCGCCCAGAAGTCGTGGGACTCGGGGAGGTGTACTGGGGGAACCTCGTGCTGCGGGAGGACCCGCGGATCCTGGACCTTGTGTCACGGCCCTGGAGGCCGGAAAGGTGGTGGAGGGACACGGAGCGGGAGCCCGGGGAGGCCGGCTGAGCGCGTACGCGGCCGCGGGGATCACCTCCTGCCACGAGCCCATCACCCCGGAGGAGGTCCTAGAGCGGCTGCGGATGGGCTACCACACCATGGTGCGAGAGGGAAAGGTCCGGCAGGAGATGGAGGCGGTGGCTTCCGAGTGGCGGGAAAGCGGCGTGGATCTGCGGCGGTTGTGCCTGGTAACCGACAGCGTAGCCGCGGATCAGCTGTTGGAACTGGGATACATGGACCACCTTCTGCGGAAAGCCATCCGTCTAGGCATGGACCCTGTCCGGGCCGTGCAGGCGGTCACCCTGAATGTGGCGGAGCACTCCCGGCTGGACCACCTGATCGGAGGACTTGCCCCCGGCCGGTACGCGGACCTTGTCCTCACCCCGGACCTGCGGGACTTCCGCGCGGAGGTGGTGGTGGCAAACGGCCGGGTGGTGGCGGAAGACGGTAAGGTTCTGGTGTCGTTCCGTCCTCCCCGGTATCTGGAGGCACTTTGCCGCACCGTGCCTCCTGCGTGCCTGGTTTCTCCGGACGCCCTGCGGGTCCCGGCCCCAGGCCGAAAGGGGTCCGTGCGGGTGCGGACGGGAGGCTATGCCACCACCATGGCCTGGGATGCGCATTGTCTGGTAGCTGTAGGGTGCTCCCCTGAGAACACGGCCCTGGCCATCCGGCTGGCGGTGGCGCTGGGGGGCGGATGCGCGGTGGTCAGTAGGGGAGAGATCCGGGCGGAGCTCCCGGCCCCCGTGGCGGGGGTGGTCTCCACCCTCCCCCTGGAGGAGGTGGCGCGGCGGGAACGGGCGGTGGACCAGGTGCTGCGGGAGTTGGGAGCCGGTAGCCCTCGTCCTTCCCTCACGGTGGACGTCCTTACCGCGACCGCTATCCCGCATTTCAAGATCAGCGCGGGTACGTCCGGGTGCGGGACGGAAGCGTGGTAG
- a CDS encoding electron transfer flavoprotein subunit alpha/FixB family protein: MGLELLGKSRSLADELGVELVGVLLVHGVNPLAEQATRYGADEVLVVDHPHLRSYRFDLHTDVLFHLACIYRPSILLLGATPNGRDLAARLAARLRTGLVADCVDLRIDPQTGLLLGITAGFGGGILATIQCPRHRPQMATVRPGVFPQPAPQSRTGTVRRVEAPVGTSCVEILERKTGTEEDLTTARVLVVGGGGTRGDFRLLRELADLMGGRLGATWVAVDAAWAPREWQIGQTGCTTRPQLAVVCGASGATQFTVGIEAAQVVVAVNVDEEAPIFEHADYGIPDDRFTFLPALIDRLRRMKQEGDPCREFASSSA, translated from the coding sequence GTGGGGCTGGAACTGTTGGGGAAGAGCCGGAGCCTTGCGGACGAACTCGGGGTGGAGCTGGTGGGCGTCCTGCTGGTCCACGGAGTGAACCCCCTCGCGGAGCAGGCCACCCGCTACGGCGCCGACGAGGTCCTGGTGGTGGACCATCCGCACTTGAGATCCTACCGGTTCGATCTGCACACGGACGTGCTCTTCCACCTCGCGTGCATCTACCGGCCCAGTATCCTGCTCCTGGGTGCCACCCCGAACGGCCGGGATCTCGCCGCCCGCCTGGCCGCCCGGCTGCGCACGGGGCTTGTGGCGGACTGTGTAGACCTGCGCATCGATCCACAGACCGGACTCCTGCTCGGGATCACCGCGGGCTTCGGAGGAGGGATCCTGGCCACCATCCAGTGTCCCCGCCATCGCCCTCAGATGGCCACGGTGCGACCCGGCGTGTTTCCGCAGCCCGCGCCACAGTCGCGTACGGGTACGGTCCGGCGGGTAGAGGCCCCCGTGGGCACCAGCTGCGTCGAAATCCTGGAGCGGAAGACGGGAACGGAGGAGGACCTCACCACCGCCAGAGTCCTGGTCGTCGGCGGTGGCGGCACGCGGGGCGATTTCCGGCTTCTGCGGGAACTGGCGGACTTGATGGGAGGGCGGTTGGGCGCCACCTGGGTGGCGGTGGACGCCGCATGGGCACCCCGGGAGTGGCAGATCGGACAGACGGGATGCACCACGAGGCCGCAGCTGGCCGTGGTGTGCGGCGCGAGCGGTGCCACGCAGTTCACCGTGGGGATCGAGGCCGCCCAGGTTGTGGTGGCGGTGAACGTGGACGAGGAAGCTCCCATCTTCGAGCATGCAGACTACGGCATCCCCGACGACCGGTTCACGTTCCTGCCCGCCCTCATCGACCGGCTGCGCCGCATGAAACAGGAGGGAGATCCGTGCAGGGAATTCGCGTCCTCGTCTGCCTAA
- a CDS encoding hydrogenase iron-sulfur subunit — MAAAANLARQGSETHLVEREPELGGTLRHLDTLWPSGLPAREVLRGAREDLLQAGVHVHLNTEVEVIGGYVGNFSVRLRNGEELQVGAVILATGAQPYTPTEFRYGQDPRVITNLELERVLHQVDAHPITFVSCVGSRQGPMGCSRYCCASMIGQALALRRRGKHVRVLSKYIRTYSRQAEELYEQAMREGVFFLRYASDLPPQEAIHFEDGVVRFRDELSGATVHLPTDLLVLVVGLRPETLTDQLKLAHSEDGFFLELHPKLGPAETAVQGVYLAGAAQAPKDVRDTVSQALAAAAKAGGLLSRGSIGKEPLTAVVDPDRCIGCMLCVPACPFGAIEMPYFTKEQILAQIDAALADRPQEKVLVFACNWCSYAGADQAGIEKLQYPPSARIIRTMCSVRVEHDFVVRAFERGAGAVLITGCRLTEQGSDCHYNYANRHTAKRFELWKKKFVRQGVAPERFQLQWISASEGKLFASKMAEMHRVVQEYCRQLAAARGSQP, encoded by the coding sequence ATGGCCGCGGCCGCCAACCTGGCCCGTCAGGGGTCCGAGACGCACCTGGTGGAGCGAGAGCCGGAACTGGGAGGCACCCTGCGCCATCTTGACACCCTGTGGCCCTCGGGGCTTCCCGCCCGGGAGGTTCTCCGGGGTGCACGGGAAGACCTTCTGCAGGCGGGCGTGCACGTCCACCTGAACACGGAGGTGGAGGTCATCGGGGGATACGTGGGGAACTTCTCCGTCCGCCTGCGGAACGGGGAGGAGCTCCAGGTGGGCGCGGTGATCCTCGCCACGGGTGCGCAGCCCTACACGCCCACGGAGTTCCGCTATGGCCAGGATCCCCGGGTCATCACCAACCTGGAGCTGGAGCGGGTTCTCCACCAGGTGGACGCCCACCCCATCACCTTCGTGTCCTGTGTGGGCTCCCGCCAGGGCCCCATGGGGTGCTCCCGGTACTGCTGCGCCTCCATGATCGGTCAGGCGCTCGCATTGCGCCGGCGCGGCAAGCACGTGCGCGTCCTCTCCAAGTACATCCGCACCTACAGCCGGCAGGCGGAGGAACTGTACGAGCAGGCCATGCGGGAGGGCGTGTTCTTCCTGCGTTATGCCAGCGACCTCCCGCCGCAGGAGGCGATCCACTTCGAGGACGGCGTGGTGCGCTTCCGCGACGAGCTCTCCGGAGCCACCGTGCACCTGCCCACGGACCTGCTGGTCCTGGTGGTGGGCCTGCGGCCTGAAACCCTCACGGACCAGCTGAAGCTGGCCCACAGCGAGGACGGCTTCTTCCTGGAGCTGCACCCCAAGCTGGGACCCGCGGAGACCGCGGTCCAGGGTGTCTACCTGGCCGGGGCAGCGCAGGCACCCAAGGACGTACGGGATACGGTCTCGCAGGCCCTGGCGGCCGCAGCGAAGGCGGGAGGGCTCCTCTCCCGGGGCTCCATCGGGAAGGAGCCTCTCACCGCGGTGGTCGACCCCGACCGGTGCATTGGGTGCATGCTCTGTGTCCCTGCCTGTCCCTTCGGCGCCATCGAGATGCCCTACTTCACCAAGGAGCAGATCCTGGCACAGATCGACGCGGCCCTGGCGGACCGTCCACAGGAGAAGGTCCTGGTGTTCGCCTGCAACTGGTGCTCCTATGCCGGCGCGGACCAGGCGGGCATCGAGAAGTTGCAGTACCCGCCCTCGGCCCGCATCATCCGCACCATGTGCTCGGTCCGGGTGGAGCACGACTTCGTGGTCCGGGCCTTCGAACGGGGGGCGGGTGCGGTGCTGATCACGGGATGCCGGCTCACGGAGCAGGGATCTGACTGCCACTACAACTATGCCAACCGGCACACCGCGAAGCGGTTCGAGCTGTGGAAGAAGAAGTTCGTGCGGCAGGGGGTCGCGCCGGAGCGGTTCCAGCTCCAGTGGATCTCCGCCTCGGAGGGCAAGCTGTTCGCCAGCAAGATGGCGGAGATGCACCGGGTGGTGCAGGAGTACTGTCGCCAGCTTGCCGCCGCTCGGGGAAGCCAGCCATGA
- a CDS encoding FAD-dependent oxidoreductase, translating to MSDRVLVIGDGIAGIQAALDLARAGARVTLVERAPTIGGKMSVLDKNFPTLDCSICIEAPKMSEVEQHPNIEVLAPAEVEQVEGQAGAFRVTIRQRSRFVTDECTRCDLCTQVCPMVLPNEFTASMGVRRAIYTPIPQAVPGAYLVDIENCLNDPPNYLLCQRCVEACPPKCIDFLMPRTRSTVREVGAILVATGYELFHPAALRAYGYGTHPDILTSLEFERLLTSAGPTGGEILRPSDGRPPATCCSSCVGSRDRRFYPYCSRFCCMYSIKHAFQALDHGIRDVTVLYMDVRAYGKGFDAFWDRARREGARFVRGRSASIRPNGQGLRVRYEDTLAGQIREEDYDMVVLAPAVRPPQGLAELARILGCGAGPRRVHQGGGGARRPAVHHPPRHLRGRVRRGSQGHPG from the coding sequence ATGAGCGATCGGGTCCTGGTCATCGGAGACGGCATCGCGGGCATCCAGGCGGCCCTGGACTTGGCCCGGGCCGGCGCTCGGGTGACCTTGGTGGAGCGGGCCCCCACCATCGGGGGCAAGATGTCCGTGCTGGACAAGAACTTTCCCACCTTGGACTGCTCCATCTGCATCGAGGCCCCCAAGATGTCCGAGGTGGAGCAACACCCCAACATCGAGGTCCTGGCGCCGGCGGAGGTGGAGCAGGTGGAAGGGCAGGCGGGGGCCTTCCGGGTCACCATCCGCCAGAGGTCCCGGTTCGTCACGGACGAGTGCACCCGCTGTGACCTGTGCACCCAGGTATGCCCCATGGTGCTGCCCAACGAGTTCACCGCCTCCATGGGGGTCCGCCGGGCCATCTACACCCCCATTCCGCAGGCGGTGCCCGGCGCGTACCTCGTGGACATCGAGAACTGCCTCAACGACCCGCCCAACTATCTCCTCTGCCAGCGATGCGTGGAGGCCTGCCCTCCCAAGTGCATCGACTTCCTCATGCCCCGCACCCGCTCCACGGTCCGGGAAGTCGGCGCCATCCTCGTGGCCACGGGCTATGAACTGTTTCACCCCGCGGCCCTGCGCGCCTACGGCTACGGGACCCACCCCGACATCCTCACCTCCCTGGAGTTCGAGCGCCTCCTGACCTCCGCAGGACCCACGGGCGGAGAGATCCTCCGGCCCTCGGACGGCAGGCCCCCCGCAACCTGCTGTTCGTCCTGTGTGGGCTCCCGGGACCGGCGCTTCTATCCGTACTGCTCGCGGTTCTGCTGCATGTACTCCATCAAGCACGCGTTCCAGGCCCTGGACCACGGCATCCGGGACGTGACGGTGCTGTACATGGACGTGCGGGCCTACGGGAAGGGCTTCGATGCCTTCTGGGACCGTGCGCGCCGCGAGGGTGCGAGGTTCGTCCGCGGGCGCTCCGCCTCGATCCGGCCCAACGGCCAGGGTCTGCGGGTCCGGTACGAGGACACCCTGGCCGGGCAGATTCGGGAGGAGGACTACGACATGGTGGTTCTAGCCCCCGCGGTGCGTCCGCCGCAGGGGCTTGCGGAGCTGGCCCGGATCCTGGGGTGTGGAGCTGGACCAAGACGGGTTCATCAAGGCGGCGGAGGAGCGCGGAGGCCTGCTGTACACCACCCGCCCCGGCATCTACGTGGCCGGGTGCGCCGCGGGTCCCAAGGACATCCCGGATAG
- a CDS encoding 2-oxoacid:acceptor oxidoreductase family protein, with amino-acid sequence MIIADEPIEYPHIEQPDILVLMSAEAYHTYRRSLRPGGILLADRDLVPLQAEDRALAVPATRLAESLGRRIVANMVMLGALVAATGIVRKESLEEAVRTSVRAHTVALNLQAVEVGYRSVRE; translated from the coding sequence GTGATCATCGCGGACGAGCCCATCGAGTACCCCCACATCGAGCAACCGGACATCCTCGTGCTCATGTCCGCGGAGGCCTACCACACCTACCGGCGTTCCCTGCGACCTGGCGGCATTCTGCTGGCGGATCGGGATCTGGTCCCCCTGCAGGCCGAGGACCGGGCCCTCGCGGTCCCCGCCACGCGCCTTGCGGAGTCCCTGGGCCGCCGCATCGTGGCCAACATGGTGATGCTGGGCGCCCTGGTGGCCGCCACCGGCATCGTGCGCAAGGAATCCCTGGAGGAGGCGGTACGGACGTCGGTGCGGGCCCACACGGTGGCGTTGAACCTGCAGGCCGTAGAGGTGGGATACCGGTCCGTGCGGGAGTGA
- a CDS encoding thiamine pyrophosphate-dependent enzyme, which translates to MPREAVADTHPLDEVLRSDRLPHIWCPGCGLGTVLGCFARAMVASGIPLDRHVVVSGIGCTGRAAGYLNVDGFHTRNMDLNVICVNNFNYGMTGGQLGPTTPQGAITTTSPYGFPEEPFNLPRLLTACGAVFVARWTCLHVRQLEATMVRALRKRGFRFIEVLAPCPVGFGRPNDLGEGIDELWFYRRQADYDPQAALERLEIRMRKDSKIVWGVFVDTERPTYMDRYREYVLRKVQEGPGAA; encoded by the coding sequence ATGCCCAGGGAAGCCGTCGCCGATACACACCCGCTCGATGAGGTCCTCCGGTCAGACCGCCTTCCGCACATCTGGTGCCCGGGGTGCGGCCTAGGGACGGTGCTCGGTTGCTTCGCCCGGGCCATGGTGGCCTCGGGCATCCCCCTGGACCGGCACGTGGTGGTCTCGGGCATCGGCTGCACCGGCCGGGCCGCGGGCTACCTCAACGTGGATGGCTTCCACACCCGCAACATGGATCTGAACGTGATCTGCGTCAACAACTTCAACTACGGGATGACCGGGGGCCAGCTCGGCCCCACCACCCCGCAGGGCGCCATCACCACCACCTCCCCCTACGGCTTTCCCGAGGAGCCTTTCAACCTCCCCCGGCTGCTGACCGCTTGCGGGGCCGTGTTCGTGGCCCGGTGGACGTGCCTCCACGTGCGCCAGCTGGAGGCCACCATGGTCCGCGCCCTGCGGAAGCGGGGATTCCGCTTCATCGAGGTCCTCGCCCCGTGTCCTGTGGGATTCGGACGGCCCAACGACCTGGGCGAGGGCATCGACGAGCTGTGGTTCTACCGGCGCCAGGCGGACTACGACCCCCAGGCGGCCCTGGAGAGGCTGGAGATCCGCATGCGCAAGGACTCGAAGATCGTGTGGGGGGTGTTCGTGGACACTGAGCGCCCCACTTACATGGATCGGTACCGGGAGTACGTGCTCCGCAAGGTCCAGGAAGGTCCCGGTGCGGCGTGA
- a CDS encoding ferredoxin family protein, translating into MTPSARPVPFVRTPLNARGVRIPKGRVYTLPERCKGCRSCIEFCPREALMESSSMNSKGYHYPVVQPGREEDWVHCGFCTVICPEFAIYTVEVSA; encoded by the coding sequence ATGACCCCGTCCGCGCGCCCCGTGCCCTTCGTCCGCACTCCGCTGAACGCCCGTGGCGTGCGGATCCCGAAGGGTCGGGTGTACACCCTTCCGGAACGGTGCAAGGGCTGCCGATCCTGCATTGAGTTCTGTCCCAGGGAGGCCCTCATGGAATCCTCTTCCATGAACTCCAAGGGCTACCACTACCCTGTGGTGCAGCCGGGCAGGGAAGAGGATTGGGTGCACTGCGGGTTCTGCACCGTCATCTGCCCGGAGTTCGCCATCTACACCGTGGAGGTGTCTGCTTGA
- a CDS encoding electron transfer flavoprotein subunit beta/FixA family protein: MDRARARSEINPPDLNALELALQLKDEWDGWVGVVSMGPPFFEPYLRTALAMGADAAFLLSDRLFAGADTLATSYTLARGIARIGTYDLVLCGEESSDGATGQVSAQIGEWLGIPHVTYASSVDFLPGARKARIRRELGGGYEVVAVPLPAVVSVRVGSNEPRFLDPVRMAWAEDAPLTVWSARDLEVDLDLVGTAGSPTVVAAVCEAPAREHRREILLGTPEEKADLLVDRLRNLLRELL, encoded by the coding sequence ATGGATCGGGCGCGGGCCCGCTCCGAAATCAACCCCCCGGACCTCAACGCCCTGGAGCTGGCCCTGCAGCTCAAAGACGAGTGGGACGGGTGGGTGGGGGTGGTCTCCATGGGTCCCCCCTTCTTCGAACCCTACCTCCGTACGGCGCTCGCCATGGGTGCGGACGCGGCGTTCCTGCTCAGCGATCGGCTCTTCGCGGGAGCGGATACGCTGGCCACCTCCTACACCCTGGCCCGCGGCATCGCCCGCATCGGGACCTACGACCTGGTGCTGTGCGGGGAGGAGTCCAGCGACGGGGCCACGGGGCAGGTGTCCGCTCAGATCGGGGAGTGGCTCGGAATTCCGCACGTCACGTATGCCTCCAGCGTCGACTTCCTCCCGGGAGCCCGCAAGGCAAGGATCCGCCGGGAGCTCGGAGGTGGCTACGAGGTGGTGGCGGTGCCCCTGCCCGCGGTGGTGTCCGTGCGGGTGGGTTCGAACGAGCCTCGATTCCTGGATCCCGTCCGAATGGCCTGGGCGGAGGATGCTCCGCTCACCGTATGGAGCGCCCGGGACCTGGAGGTGGATCTCGACCTCGTGGGGACCGCGGGATCTCCTACCGTGGTGGCCGCGGTTTGCGAGGCGCCCGCCCGCGAGCACAGGCGCGAGATCCTCCTGGGCACCCCCGAGGAGAAGGCGGACCTCCTCGTGGACCGCCTGCGAAATCTGCTGCGCGAGCTCCTGTAA
- a CDS encoding (Fe-S)-binding protein — protein MVRLRAKAWREGRVPRNLHGVLWAVHWDGSPYRRPPTHRARWAKDLDVPRFAPDHEVLYYVGCTPSYDRRIQKVARSLVEILRRSGVSFGILGERCCGESVYVLGHDTYLRRYVEEHAKLLAEAGVWTLVTTSPHCFDMFRRFYPDLSGRFRPLHHTQYLAALVEDGRLRFTRELHVRVTYHDPCYLGRRHGIYDEPRRLLTAIPGVELVEMRDHQEEALCCGGGGGRMWMETPAEERFSNLRVQQAVEAGAEVLATACPHCVLCLEDSVKVLGVQGLQVMDVVEVMAQAL, from the coding sequence ATGGTGCGGCTCCGCGCCAAGGCCTGGCGGGAGGGCCGCGTTCCCCGGAACCTGCACGGGGTGCTGTGGGCGGTGCACTGGGACGGCAGTCCTTACCGCCGCCCACCCACCCACCGGGCCCGGTGGGCGAAGGACTTGGACGTGCCGCGGTTCGCCCCGGACCATGAGGTTCTGTATTACGTGGGCTGCACCCCCTCGTACGACCGCCGCATCCAGAAGGTGGCCCGGAGCTTGGTGGAGATCCTGCGGCGCAGCGGGGTCTCCTTCGGCATCCTGGGGGAGCGGTGCTGCGGGGAGAGCGTCTACGTGCTGGGGCACGACACGTACCTGCGCCGGTACGTGGAGGAACACGCGAAGCTGCTCGCGGAGGCGGGGGTGTGGACTCTGGTGACCACCTCCCCGCACTGCTTTGACATGTTCCGCCGCTTCTACCCAGACCTCAGCGGGCGCTTCCGCCCCCTGCACCACACCCAGTACCTGGCCGCCTTGGTGGAGGACGGGCGGCTGCGGTTCACCCGGGAGCTGCACGTACGGGTGACCTACCACGATCCCTGCTACCTGGGCCGACGACACGGGATCTACGACGAGCCACGGAGACTCCTGACGGCCATCCCGGGCGTGGAGCTGGTGGAGATGCGGGACCACCAGGAGGAGGCCCTGTGCTGCGGCGGCGGAGGCGGGAGGATGTGGATGGAGACGCCGGCCGAGGAGCGGTTCAGCAACCTGCGGGTTCAGCAGGCCGTGGAGGCCGGAGCCGAGGTGCTGGCCACCGCCTGCCCGCACTGCGTCCTGTGCCTGGAAGACAGCGTCAAGGTCCTGGGCGTGCAGGGGCTGCAGGTGATGGACGTGGTGGAGGTGATGGCGCAGGCCCTGTAG
- a CDS encoding CBS domain-containing protein codes for MLVQDVMTANPVTTAPQAPLQEALEQMQSLRVRHLPVVWGNRLVGVVTWTDILRAALPPLASGEADRPPVLPHNLTVSEVMTREVITISPQATVEEAATLLRRHRIGCLPVLDREQLVGIVTKSDLFDALVYLRGGDLDGVRLSVALPGGLEDLHRLVQALRTLQPNRWGLVLSVRLDGMIKRADLCATNVPPLVLAEHLAAAGLHPFHLRFRVPTKSR; via the coding sequence ATGCTCGTCCAAGATGTGATGACCGCGAACCCGGTGACCACGGCCCCGCAGGCACCCCTACAGGAGGCCCTGGAGCAGATGCAGAGCCTTCGGGTTCGTCATCTCCCCGTGGTCTGGGGCAACCGGCTGGTGGGCGTGGTGACGTGGACGGACATCCTGCGGGCAGCCCTTCCGCCCCTGGCGTCCGGGGAAGCGGACCGCCCTCCTGTCCTTCCGCACAATCTCACGGTTTCCGAGGTGATGACCCGCGAGGTGATCACCATCTCCCCGCAAGCCACGGTGGAGGAGGCGGCGACCCTCCTGCGCCGGCACCGAATCGGTTGCCTTCCCGTGCTGGATCGGGAACAGCTGGTGGGAATCGTTACCAAGAGCGATCTCTTCGACGCCCTGGTCTACCTGCGGGGCGGAGATCTGGACGGCGTCCGGCTGTCCGTGGCCCTGCCGGGAGGGCTGGAGGATCTCCATCGCCTGGTGCAGGCCCTCCGGACCCTGCAGCCGAACCGCTGGGGACTTGTCCTTTCCGTGCGCCTGGATGGGATGATTAAGCGGGCGGATCTGTGCGCTACAAATGTCCCACCCCTGGTGCTCGCGGAACACCTGGCTGCGGCGGGGCTCCACCCCTTCCATCTCCGGTTCCGGGTACCCACCAAGTCCCGGTGA